CAACTCGAATGGCTTAATATTGAGAACACACAGGTCACTGATGCCGGATTGAAGCACCTGAAAGGTCTCTCAAAGCTACAATACTTGCAGTATGATGGAACACAGATCACGGAAGCAGGTATTGATCAGCTCCGCGAGTCGCTACCGGGATTATCTGAATAGCTGGCCGAAACTGAATTGGAATTTTTCGCTGACTGTTTCCTGCTGGAGCGTAACTTATGACTCAACCCGAACTGAATCAGAAACGCGTGAGCCGTTTTCACTGGCTGTGGCGGTCGATCCTGGGCATGATTTTGCTGGGCCTGGTTCTGTTTATTGTTTCAGCGGCGCAGCACGCGCAGGCGATTCAACAATTGCAGGCGAATCATTCAATCTCTGTGTCAACTGAGCCTGGTATGTTGCTGGATGTTTTGCCCTGGTCCTGGCAGCGCTGGCTTACGGACAAGCTGGGGAAAGAAAGACTGCTTCCCTTGCAGGTCGTGACCGCAATCCGCATACAGTCTGTCCCTTTCTACGTGGAAAATGGTGACCTCTCTGCTGTCACCGACATCAGTAAAATCAACTTCGCCAGCATTGGAGAGTTCAAACATCTGAGAGAACTCGACCTCAGTAATAACCGAGTGACAGATGCCGAATTATTTCATCTGAAAGGTCTCGCAAACCTGGAAATACTGGAACTTTCCTCTACACAGGTGAGCGATGCCGGGCTCGTTCATTTGAAAGACCTGACAAAACTGCAAGCATTGATGCTTACCGACACCCAGGTCAGTGACGCGGGACTGTCTCATCTACAAGGCCTGTCCCATTTATATCTACTAGATCTTTCCGGCACGCAAGTTACTAATCATGGCTTGAAGTATCTGAAAAGGTTGAAGAAGTTAGGCTGGCTACATCTCGCCGGTACCCGGGTGGGGGATACCGGTTTGAGCCATCTGAAAGAACTCGTTCAGTTGACGGACATTGATTTTTCCGAAACTGCGGTCAGCGATGCCGGTCTGATTCACTTAAAAGACCTCGCCAGTCTCCAGAGTCTGGATCTGAGCGAAACCCGGGTGAGTGATGAAGGATTAATTCATTTACAGTTTCACACCCAGCTCGAAGATCTTTTTTTGAACAATATGAGTGTGAGTGATACCGGGCTGGCTCAACTGAAAAATTTGGTGAATCTGACGGTACTGAGTCTCAACAACACAAGCATTACTGATTCCGGACTGAACCACTTGCAGGGATTGAGCAATTTGATCGTACTTGAAATCGAGAATACGCGCACGAGCGACGCCGGATTACTCCCTCTGCAAAGCCTTAAGAAATTGAGTACGATTAACAGAAATGGAACACAAATCACACCAGCCGGCTTTGCTCGACTTCAGAAATATTTACCCGACCTGACTGATGAAATAACGTTTTTTTGATGCCTGGTTCTGGCTGTGCTGGAACGGGAGTATGCCCCTGATTGTAAATGCAGACGTATATCTCTGTCGGGTCAAAATTGCGAAACGACAGAGACACCAGTTTATAGGGAGCGAGAAAATGGAACAGCCAGAGTCGATCCAAAAACCACCCAGTCGATTCCGCTGGGTCTGGCGCTTGCTTGGAGTAGCGATCCTGATCTGCCTGATAGTGTTTAGCGTATCTGGAGTACAGAATGGTCGGGCGATTCAACAACTGGAATCAAGTAAGTCTTTTATGCTAACGACTGAACCGGGTTGGTTGATGAGCAAGATGCCATATTCCTGGCAGACCTGGATTCAGTACAGCGCAGGAGATGAAATTCGTGCTGCTTTCCTTAATGTGATAAAGGTAAATTGTATTCAATATGGGGATGACGATGAGCTTACCGAAGCAGATCTCGCCAGCATTGGTCAATTGAAAAGTCTGAAAATCCTGGATCTCAGTAATTCCCTGATCACGAATGCAGGTTTGTCACATATCCAAGGACTCCATAACTTGGAAGAACTTGTACTCGAACGAACATCCATCAGCGATGCCGGTCTGTTTCACCTGAGAAATCTGAAGAAGCTTAAGACACTTTACCTTTTGGAATCTGAGATTGGAAATACCGGCCTGAGTCATCTGAAAAACCTGACAGAACTGACAACTCTTAACTTAAGTGAAACAGCGGTCAGTGATGCTGGTCTGGCCCACTTGAAAGGGCTTGTGAATCTGAAGGTCCTTTCTCTGGATATAACTCACGTAAGTGATCGTGGACTGGTTTATTTAAAAGGACTCCCGAAACTGGAGAGCCTCGATCTCTTTGGGACCCAAGTGAGTGATGCAGGGCTGGTTCATTTGATCGGACACCAGAATCTGCTGCTTCTCACTCTTGCAGATACTCAAATCAGTGATCAGGGGCTGGTTCATTTGGGAAAACTGAAAAATCTGTATGATTTGGATATTCGATATACAAAGATCAGCGACGCTGGTCTGAGCCATCTACGGGAACTCAAGAACCTGACAAATTTAATGTGGGATAGTACAAACATTACTGATGCCGGTTATGCCCGACTCCAGGAGTCTTTACCCAAACTGTCTGACACATGGCAACCCCATCCCTCTTATCCTATATTTTAAGGGATCGGCTCAATTCGGAGAATAACCAATGCCTCAACCCGAACCGAATCAGAAACGTGTTCGTCGTCCATTATCTGCTGGCACCAATTGCGGAGCGATCATTGATTAATGTGAGTGTCTCCATCACAGAGCTTTATGTGCAGCTGAAACACAGGTTGGACCAACCACTGCCGCCGTTAGACTATGCACAGTTCAAACCGCCGACGACCGGCAAGGGGCAACAGTGGTTGTTTTGAGAAAAATCGTTATTCGTTTTGCACTTATGATGCAAACCAGAGCCGCATTAGCGCGGTCACGGCATGGGGACGTTCCATAGGAGACATATGGCCGCACTCCTCAATAACAGTGAGCCTGGCTTTTGGAATCTGTTCAGCGATAAAGGGAAGTTCGCCGGGTGGAAACAGGTCATCCTGTCGGCCATCCACCACCAGTGTCGG
This genomic interval from Gimesia alba contains the following:
- a CDS encoding leucine-rich repeat domain-containing protein; amino-acid sequence: MTQPELNQKRVSRFHWLWRSILGMILLGLVLFIVSAAQHAQAIQQLQANHSISVSTEPGMLLDVLPWSWQRWLTDKLGKERLLPLQVVTAIRIQSVPFYVENGDLSAVTDISKINFASIGEFKHLRELDLSNNRVTDAELFHLKGLANLEILELSSTQVSDAGLVHLKDLTKLQALMLTDTQVSDAGLSHLQGLSHLYLLDLSGTQVTNHGLKYLKRLKKLGWLHLAGTRVGDTGLSHLKELVQLTDIDFSETAVSDAGLIHLKDLASLQSLDLSETRVSDEGLIHLQFHTQLEDLFLNNMSVSDTGLAQLKNLVNLTVLSLNNTSITDSGLNHLQGLSNLIVLEIENTRTSDAGLLPLQSLKKLSTINRNGTQITPAGFARLQKYLPDLTDEITFF
- a CDS encoding leucine-rich repeat domain-containing protein yields the protein MEQPESIQKPPSRFRWVWRLLGVAILICLIVFSVSGVQNGRAIQQLESSKSFMLTTEPGWLMSKMPYSWQTWIQYSAGDEIRAAFLNVIKVNCIQYGDDDELTEADLASIGQLKSLKILDLSNSLITNAGLSHIQGLHNLEELVLERTSISDAGLFHLRNLKKLKTLYLLESEIGNTGLSHLKNLTELTTLNLSETAVSDAGLAHLKGLVNLKVLSLDITHVSDRGLVYLKGLPKLESLDLFGTQVSDAGLVHLIGHQNLLLLTLADTQISDQGLVHLGKLKNLYDLDIRYTKISDAGLSHLRELKNLTNLMWDSTNITDAGYARLQESLPKLSDTWQPHPSYPIF